In Bogoriella caseilytica, the genomic window GATCACTCGTTGCGGGAAGCCGGCCGGGGTGTTGATCCCCGTTCCCACGGCCGTGCCACCCAGCGGCAGCTCGGCCAGGCGGGGCACGGCGCTCTCGACGCGGGCGATGCCGTAGCGCACCTGGGTGGCATAGCCACCGAACTCCTGCCCCAGGGTCACCGGCGTGGCATCCATGAGGTGGGTGCGCCCGGCTTTGACGACATCGGCGAACTCCTCGGCCTTGGCCTCCAGCGCCACTGCCAGGTGGTTCAGGGCCGGCAGGAGCTCGTCGAGCACCGCTGCGGTGGCGGCCACGTGGATGGAGGACGGGAAGACGTCGTTGCTCGACTGGGAGGCGTTCACGTGGTCATTCGGGTGCACGGGATGGCCCAGCAATTCCGAGGCCAGCGTGGCGATCACCTCGTTCGCGTTCATGTTCGACGAGGTCCCCGAGCCCGTCTGGAAGACGTCGATGGGGAACTCCTCGTCCCACCGGCCCTGGGCGACCTCAGCGGCCGCCTCAGCGATCACTCCGGCGATATCGGGGTCCAGCACCCGCAGTTCGGCATTGGCGCGCGCGGCGGCCCGCTTGATCTGGCCGAGCGCGGCAATGTGCTGGGGGGCGAGGCGGGCGCTGGAGATACCGAAGTTCTCGACGGCCCGCTGGGTCTGCGCACGGTACTTGGCCTGCTCGGGGACGAAGACCTCGCCCATGGTGTCGTGTTCGATGCGGTAGCCGGCGGGGGCGGTGGTGGTGGCTGTCTCGGTGGTCATGTCAGTGGTCCTTGTCTGTCGTATGGGGAAGGGGCCGGTGGGGGTTGCTCACCACATGCCAAGCAGCTTCATCCAGGCCCCGCCCGCGCCCATCCAGATGGCGATGTTCACGACGCCGATCATGAGGCCGTACCGCCACCACTCGCCGAGCGAGACATAGCCGGTGCCGAAGAGGACCGGCGCAGGCCCGGAGGAGTAGTGGGTCAGCGAGGCGAAGAGGGAGGAGATGAACCCGAGCACCAGCGCGGCGAAGAGCGGCGGCGCCCCCGCGGCGATCGC contains:
- a CDS encoding class II fumarate hydratase produces the protein MTTETATTTAPAGYRIEHDTMGEVFVPEQAKYRAQTQRAVENFGISSARLAPQHIAALGQIKRAAARANAELRVLDPDIAGVIAEAAAEVAQGRWDEEFPIDVFQTGSGTSSNMNANEVIATLASELLGHPVHPNDHVNASQSSNDVFPSSIHVAATAAVLDELLPALNHLAVALEAKAEEFADVVKAGRTHLMDATPVTLGQEFGGYATQVRYGIARVESAVPRLAELPLGGTAVGTGINTPAGFPQRVIALVAEQTGLPLTEAGDHFEAQSAMDGLVETSGALRTVAVSFAKICNDLRWMGSGPLTGLGEIALPDLQPGSSIMPGKVNPVIPEAVLQVVSQVLGNDAVIVHAGASGSFELNVQLPVIARNLLESITLLTNGARRLADKCVSGITAHVEQCRAYAESSPSIVTPLNRVIGYEAAAKVAKHAVSAGVTIREAVVALGYVERGEVTEEQLDTALDVLSMTVAPSGERGRA